A stretch of DNA from Pyxicephalus adspersus chromosome 5, UCB_Pads_2.0, whole genome shotgun sequence:
AAATGTTtactaaagtaataataatacaaatattaacactatgggctctatttataaaacagaggatctggcattccctcaacaTTTTCtattgggaatcaattactgccattgaaacacattggcctgtttgaaggaatgtcactTTGGTCATTTTAGTCAGCCACCAACTGCTCCAAATATTGATTATGCTCTAGCTCCTTAAACTTTTccagaaaggggggggggggggttgtagaaTGCCAATACCATTGGATTACAGCCCTTCTTGCTgtgaaaaaattagaaaataccCTACCTGGTGGAGGAGACTGACCCCAGGAGCATAGAAAGCAAGAATATGATCAAGGTGTTGGTATTTGACCTATCAGCATATGTATTGTACATATTCAAAACCTTGTCTCAAAATGCACAAACCACCggacactcccaccaaatatATGCCATGGTGCCCCACTGGGACTGGCAGCGCCAGCACAGCTATTAATATTGACTTGCTTTACAAATGATGTGAAAGCATGAGTCAATAAAAACAGTTTCTCACAATCCACTGAAGAAAAACTAATATCCAGTTCATGTTCCCACTGTCCTGTAAACAGGGAGGGGAGGACTGTTGGTCCTCCACCAGTGGGCTATACAGGTAGGAAAGCACGGGCTACTGTCTCTAGTTTTGCAAGAAATTGTTCAAACAGTGTAGGAGTAGGGGCagtctgtaaaagaaaacaaaaaggaagagTATTGTCTGTAGTGGAACCAATACAATAACTGGTTAGGGGAGGAAGCCTAATGGATTGGGAAATCAGGTAAAGCACTGTCTCGTAGGATCTTCCCCATATGCATATCCTCTtgtgtggcaggcgcagcactgtgaggtgccttgtgcgctgtggcattagaagaattattatttctgtctctctttagtctgatcagactgtctttactctataattcctctaataccgttccataaaagtagtaggtttaaagagcacaccaaatactttagataacttctttaataacttcaaactttattcatataacactgctgattctgcagcagaaagtctatgtacaaacatatgtTGTATGAGATATCACAAAATGTTGAAGTTGGATAGTTAGTTTGTTGGTTtgttgatgatgataataatgatactGATACTGTTGATGATGAAAATAATGCTGATAATAATGCTGCTGAAGATAATGATAATGCTGTTGTTTATGCTGTTTATGCTGTTTATGGTGGAACTGCAAGCAAACACATGAcaggttcagcagacagtcccaatcactattaaactacagtaatctatataactgcattaaatacctttttggccttttgtctacttctatggaactctctggctggaactctggctctctctctctctctctctctctatctctctgttagcacgctgaatacagcatggtttgctagggaatttccccttagacacagtgtaaggctggttgtgattggttgaggcctctgcatagtgtaagactcactgtgattggcttatattctagctagataatgactcttaaaggtatattttccttttctgtctatgttaacaaaatgcatatataactgttataaatattcacaaccataaaatacagtgataactctgcatCTAGCTTAAACAtttgagcatatgagctgtatagtggggttattggcaggtttaggtgtatacagaatatactgcactaataacctaggacaggttttagctggccagctacatcTTGTCTGTTCCAGACTAAGAACCAGGAACATCCTATAGCTGGAGGGAATGCAGGGTTAACAAAGATCGGAGTGAAAGGGCCTGAAGGAGAGGACAAGGAattcatgtttcattttattgctgACTAAACCTTTCTGTTCTGCTCTGGTCTGCCCATTTTCTTTACAAGTGTCCAAAATTGAATGAAGGAAAATCTTTCTAATAGGGGCACAACCAGAAAGCAAACCTGACAGATATTTAGGTCTCAGCCACgtcattcaaaacaaaaaaaagtaaggcaCTTGTTAAAAATTCATTatctctctctgtttttttttttaggaattctgCAACCAGGATGGGACGCTACAATCAAACATGTTATGTGAATGAAACTATTGCTTATGCCACTCTGACTGTACTCTATACTACAGTACTTGTTGGTGGAACAATCGGTATCATTATAATGTCCTTTCTTTTACATAGAACAAACACCCGATCTATGACCACTACTGTAGTCATAAATCTTCTAGTGGTCCATGGAATCTTTCTTCTCACAATTCCATTTCGCATTATCTATTATGTTGAAAGAAAGTGGAGATTTGGATTTCCATTTTGCAGGATGATAAGTGCCATGATACACATCCACATGTAcctttcctttatattttatgtggCAATGCTAATCATCAGGTACATCAGCTACTTTAAACAAAAGGATAAGATTGAGTTCTACAGGAAACTCCATTCAGTGGTGGCTAGTGCGGCAGTGTGGATCATCATACTGCTAGTTTTGTTTCCACTATTCTATTTACAATATGGCAATGAAGATGCCAATGAAAGTAATGGAACGGCACAGTGTTTTATGTTCCACAAAGCAATTGATAATTTTTCTGTGAAAATCTTGAACTATGTTGTAGTTGTGATTGTGGTCACCATCATATGTCTTCTTCTGGCAGTACAAATTTTCATTATCGTAAAGGTTGTAAGCAAACTGAAGAAATCTTCTCTAGAACACCAAGAGTTCTGGGCCcagttaaaaagtttgtttttcattttagtaaTGATAACCtgcttttttccctttcacaTGTTTCGGATATACTACATAACACACACAAATGAATGCTACTTCTACAATGAAATCTTCCTCAGTATAACTGCTCTCAGTTGTTTGGATCTTCTTTCATTTGCTATACAGACTTATTTCCAAAAAGTGCTTAAACATATGACGTTCAAGTTGAGATGTTTTGGATGACCACTTCATTTGAAAATTGTCCCGTTTAGATTTTGttacataataaaatcatatttccaGGAGGTGTTGTAAACCAAGTCATCATCATGTCATCACAAAAACCATGGACTCTCTTTGCTGAAAAatgatgcaaattattttatcataTCGTTTCTACTACAGACAAACCTAAAAGGATGAAATCTTCTTTCTGTCTATAGATCAAGTATGATAACAGAAACCGAAAGATAGCTTGCAAATGTTTGCCATAATTTTATGCAAGCTTCATATAAAGTAATCGATTTTAATTTCTtgcatgtatacattatataataaatgttatatttaatagggTAACTATCATAGCACAAGAGGACAAGTGAGGGAATAGTGGTGGTGGtgtgggtgggggtggggggtacaaTCTGACAAATGTAGCATGGTTTATAGTAATAAATACCACTCTATGGGCAGTTTCTGAGAAATAGAGAAGAAATAATCGAGAACGGTTTGAGAACTGCAGATATTATTCTACTACACTGTGGCATTTTTACAACATGTTTCAATAGATTTTGGGAGTTTGCCTACTAATTATTCCCTAAAGATTAAAACAGTGATTTTGAAGTAAGGACTCCATCACAGTCTACCTAATCCTCAATCCCAAAAGAGGTTGCACATTGATTAATGGGCTTTCTttcataaaatatagaaaaatatccaTGGCCTACATGGACTGGGATCCAACACACACTCCTGTCTTCTCGATGTTAGTCAGGATCACCAACCAGCGTCCTCATCAGGGAGTGGTTTTCAGGCCAAAACCAAATATAGAATGTCCATCTAGCTCTGGTGCGCAACCCTGGAGTAAGGCCTGTTTTCCAAAAGGTTACACAAATGCCAACCCAGGAGGGTGGCTGCAGACATCACTGGGGTTCATTGGAAACAACAACTAAATctgcaacaatacaaaaaaaacatgatctgATCTCAAGCTTAGAGTGGACTTTTGTCCAAGAGACAATCTTTTTATCCTACAGATAATTGTGATCATTTAGGGCTCCAATCATAAAACAGGGATCCTGGCATTCCCTCATCATTCTctaatgggaatcaattactaccattggaacacatggatctggaagattcaaCCTGGACCTGgaacaagggaatgtttaagggaatgtctgattccccgttttataaatagagccctaaatacACAAATGGAGGACTGGTCCTTATGGTTAGGACAGCGCAAATATATGACATGTCCCTATAGTGCTtgagatgaaaacattttttcctcaACAATGCAGAACTCAGTATTTCTTAATTCCAATTTAAGGAGCGAATTGTGTCCTCAGGGGCATTTTAGCACTAGCCACTATCATTATCAGATATAATGGATATAATGCAGCTACAGTATATGTCACCTGATGGTTGATCCTAATGTCTTTGGTAAAATTATTTCTAATCTCTGACATACAAGGCAAAAATCCAAGGACTAGGGATGGACTGAATCAAAAGCAGCTGAATGTCTTTACCACACAAATCAGTATCTGATTACAAGATTGCTTTACAACCACCGGTACAATCATCTTCAACGACGTACAAAGCCCACAGATAGAAACACACTCATTTCATATAACAGTTCACATCCATGTAGTTTGGTTGAGAAACTGCCAATCTAGCAGTGTATATTCATTGTATTTCTTCTGGGATTAGGGTTTTTCTCATGCTTTGTGGATTGTGTCCTTTGAAATTGTCAGGGTTTCCATTGTTCAATCCATGAATTTTTTGTCTTGTATAATTAATGTCAGAAAAGAGAGTTACACAAAGCAGTTCATCTTCATTACAGCGTGACCATGATCCCTGTAGGGAGGACAAACAAGCACCTTTGcatgtgtataaaaaatgttggGGACTTAAAGGTACAGGCTGAGCCTCGTGACGAATATTGTCCATTGTCTCAGTTCAGGCCCTTGTGCCACAAATGATACCATTATAATTAATGTAATGCCTTCACACACACCCATGCTGATAAATATAGTAAAGTAATGTATCTATGTGTTGAAATGGCCTTGCtcttacacatattttggaaTAATCATTGGCACATTTGAATACAGATTTTAGTGTCCCCCACAGTGACATTAGACTAGCCCTTACAAACAGCAAAGCTAATTGAATGCTCCATGGGCAATCACCTTGCATGGAGCACGTATAACTAGGGAAAGTCACAACTTGTTATCTATAATCTctctagtggccaaaaaaaacgACCCTGCACAAATAATTAGACTCTGGTCCGCCTATTATAGGacattttttagagaaaaattggCCCGTGTGTTCTTTATGGACGGAAGCCTCTTTGGATAAGACTCAACCTGGCACCAGAAAACAACAGATATTGCGAACATTTGAACATACCTCGTGGTAAATCCTGAGAATGATAGCTAATGACCCTCCAGTGGTTATAGAGGCTGTGGATGATTggctttttctcatttttattttatagtgtaaTGTTTTTCATTGCttcaatgaaaataatattactttattctttttctgtgtttgttttcctttttttctttggattaaGTGAAAACACCTGTTTTATACCAAACGTTACCTGTTTATCCTATGCACCCAAATGTATGTACTGTAATTGTACACACTTTTGTTCAAGTACTTATccttgaatttaaaataaattacaaaaaatgccTTCATGTGCAGTAATTACCCATTAGGAATGAGATGCTGAACATTCCGAACACTACAAGAACTCTATCCCTGAACTGAATTATTGTATCATTCATGAAAGAACGAAACAGAGAAAAGTCATTTCAGATAGTGTACAAACATGCCATTATCTGGGTACATATATCTGAGTGAGTTGCTGTAATTTCAATTTCTGTGTACTCAGGTTTGTGTCACAAACTAGTTTTTAGATAGCAAGGCTAAGTATAGTCACTGAGACACTGAAATTAGTATGTGGTACATGGTAAAGCTATGACTGCATCCCCCATAATACCGCTGTTGTATGAAAAAGACTATTTAGATGTAGGTAATACTGTTGTCTCTACTGTTTTTCTTAAAACATACAGTAGAGGGCGCCATCACACTTCTTCAAAATGCTCATACATACAACCAAAAATAATACTGTTCCACttagttatatttttgttaagCATAATAATTAATTCAATATTAGGCATGTTACCATATTAAAATGTTGCATGTTGAAACtgaccttatttaaaaaaaatgctggcagATAGAACCACAGAATGCAGCAGGGAAATTTTCTGCATCTGTATTATTTGCATTGCTTCCTTGTTTAATTTTACAACCATTTTGTAAAACacactcctttttttaaaaaaaacactcctttTCTAACTCAAACCTGTTAGACACCCTAGATCTTATTCAGTGATGGACATAGCCAACAAAAGGGACCGTGTTCAGAAGTGGTGTGGGCCTCCCTGCTCTTTATGCCCATGCATGCCTATATGCCCCACCCCAACACCTTTCCCACCTCACATTCTGTCCACCTTCAAGCACTGCCCACCTTCACACCGAAAATGTGAACGAGTAGAATGAACCTTCAAAATTTCTATACCAAAAATGTGGATGTAAAATGTGGACTAACATGACAGATGTGTGGCTAACCCCCATACTATTTCATCAATACGACATCATTACAACAAGAAAAACTCTACCTATCAAAACACACTTCTCTGTCACACATAACTGTCTGCTTCCTTTCTTTTatccccaatttctctggaacaggaaggtgTACACATAAAAAATGGAGCTGTAAGTGAGGGCTAAAACTGTATCCCCCTAAAATTGTATCACTATGgtatcactatggtatcattagaacacTGCCCTGTCCACTTCCCTTCTCTAAAACCCAGTTTCTCTGTAATGGGGAGGCATAGGTGGCTGGGCTTCCTCCACACGATTCTTAGGCCTGTTCTCAACTGTTCTTCTGCTGGAGGCTGTGAGGAAGAGAGTTTGCATGATAGAGAAACAAACAGTGTGGATAGAGTCCTGAAAGGGAATGCAGCCATGCTCAGAAAATTCAATTCTATTCTGCATAAAGCGCTTCACTTCCTTAAATCCCAATTTCTTTGGAATGAGgaggtttatgtaaaaaaacGAATAGGTGCAGACAGGACATGtatggctaacaccccctaaaaagtcatcactatggcatcattacaacataaaaacctCTCGCTGCCCTGTCACTCATAACTATCCACTTCctttctctgaaccccaatttcccttgaTCAGGGAGGTGGGCTTATCAAAATGCACTATCCTGTCACATATAACTTCTCTTCTTTgaccaaaaaaaaccccaaaagcTGACAGTGATGCTTAGATGATCCCATCTGTATTTGTCCAATGccccattttgtttaaaactgtccCTGATGTTAGTTGAGGTAGTTATGTTCAGCAAAATTTGCCAAGCATGTTAAGCCcataaaagagtatttttttattgtttgttcatAAACAAGTTTTATTTGTAGACAATCTTACTGCTGTCAGATCACCAAGTAGTTATTGGATGTCATCATCCATGGAATACCTATCCTCCCCCTTTCCCATTGTTCCTTCCTTCCTATCGTTCAATATTTTGTGAGCAGCCAGGACAACCCAGAGTAGCATGGGGGCCACACTAGTGGTTCTTGGTTGGACAGAAAGATCTGCACACTATGCTGGTTGCTTTTCATTTCTGAGGCTATTGAAAATGGTTAACCAAATTACCCTAACCAATATTCTCTGTGTACCCTGGCAGAGTTGTTCTTCCTGTCTCCTGTGGCAACATTTGCTACATGGCTTTAAGTAGGTGGTTGGTGGCTAGCATTAGGGGTTTGTATTGCTTCTCACCTAGTGCGTGCACCATTGTTCTTTGATTTACTTCAGCCTTTAATGATTTTGTCCAAATTAAAGTTGAATTAAGTAAAAGGTAAAATGAGTACTAaaggaatattttgcattttgtttagaaaatatatCAGATAAATATGTGGAAAGAATTTTAATGTCATTGTGCGAAAGgcaaattaactttttaaaatacaaaatacaataacaaaaaacaagatGTAAACTGAAAGCACCTTCCACCATATCAGTAAATTTACTGCCTACTAACAaccaaaacaaaaggaaaatattactGGAAAATAATGAGTAGATATGGAAAATCACttcaacataaataaaatcaacCAACGTTGAGCAGAATatagaaatgccaaaaaatgtaatgttcaaaTTCTGCAGAAATGCTGTGTCAGAAAGCAGTTGGTTTGGTAAAACTTTAATTcagttttacaattttgttattttacagccTGATTCTATAATTGT
This window harbors:
- the LOC140331298 gene encoding probable G-protein coupled receptor 141; translated protein: MGRYNQTCYVNETIAYATLTVLYTTVLVGGTIGIIIMSFLLHRTNTRSMTTTVVINLLVVHGIFLLTIPFRIIYYVERKWRFGFPFCRMISAMIHIHMYLSFIFYVAMLIIRYISYFKQKDKIEFYRKLHSVVASAAVWIIILLVLFPLFYLQYGNEDANESNGTAQCFMFHKAIDNFSVKILNYVVVVIVVTIICLLLAVQIFIIVKVVSKLKKSSLEHQEFWAQLKSLFFILVMITCFFPFHMFRIYYITHTNECYFYNEIFLSITALSCLDLLSFAIQTYFQKVLKHMTFKLRCFG